One window of Pyrus communis chromosome 12, drPyrComm1.1, whole genome shotgun sequence genomic DNA carries:
- the LOC137709960 gene encoding uncharacterized protein: MDVSSPSTSASRGQSPWHNNPAYINKNSPSHHRASLEKDIEQLQLHLQQEKSMRNMLERAMGRASSTLSPGHRHFSVQTKDLISEIELLEEEVANREQHVLSLYRSIFEQCISRAPSELNSVVASPAHVKNMKNGSRKHPSIITNAFCSSKKFPFRHLRALVVAENSGKRTSMTRNAPLSRGKSDIDIGKNCSNPAEVHERVPSLEKTSMLRTLKDHLHQCPSKLSEEMVRCMAVVYCWLCSASSVNTEKNRLSLLSRSSTSVIQARHSAGDAPDWSGKSMVEITWISTDKSKLPHASFAIDNYRTLVEQLERVNVTQMEMNAQIAFWINMYNALVMHAHLAYGIPHSSVKRLALFHKAAYNIGGQVISANAIEQSIFGFQTLRVGRWLETFLSTGWRKKFGEDKQLHNSKLRLPVSEPLVCFVLCNGAFSDPVLKVYTAANVRNELEEAKKEFIKATVVVKKSKKILLSKVLERFAREASFGSDDLLKWVTENVDKKLHDSIQKCIDHKSSKKASQMVEWLPYNPRFRYVFSKDLSEKPWWL, from the exons ATGGAT GTTTCATCACCTTCAACAAGTGCTTCTAGGGGACAAAGTCCTTGGCACAACAATCCTGCTTATATCAACAAAAATTCGCCATCACACCACAGAGCCTCCTTGGAAAAAGAT ATTGAACAGTTACAGTTGCATTTGCAGCAAGAGAAATCTATGCGTAATATGCTTGAGAGGGCAATGGGCCGAGCTTCAAGTACTCTATCTCCGGGACATAGGCATTTTTCTGTCCAG ACAAAGGATTTGATTTCTGAAATTGAATTACTTGAAGAAGAAGTTGCAAACCGCGAGCAGcatgttctctctctctacagGAGTATTTTTGAACAATGCATTAGCAGGGCACCTTCTGAGCTGAACTCAGTTGTGGCTTCCCCTGCCCATGTGAAGAATATGAAGAATGGATCCAGGAAGCATCCCAGTATCATTACCAATGCATTTTGTTCTTCAAAAAAGTTTCCTTTCCGACATTTGCGAGCTCTAGTTGTTGCAGAGAACTCAGGAAAACGAACTTCTATGACTAGAAATGCTCCACTATCCAGAGGCAAAAGTGACATCGATATTGGAAAGAATTGTTCAAATCCAGCAGAG GTTCACGAAAGGGTTCCGTCCTTAGAGAAAACATCTATGCTGCGAACTTTGAAAGATCATCTCCACCAGTGCCCTAGCAAGTTATCTGAGGAAATGGTCAGGTGTATGGCTGTTGTTTATTGTTGGCTTTGCAGTGCATCATCTGTGAACACTGAAAAAAACCGATTATCTTTGTTGTCGAGGTCATCAACTAGCGTTATACAAGCTCGACACAGCGCAGGAGATGCCCCAGATTGGTCGGGCAAATCAATGGTAGAAATAACTTGGATATCTACTGATAAGAGCAAGCTTCCTCATGCTTCTTTTGCCATTGACAACTACAG AACTTTGGTTGAACAACTGGAGAGGGTGAATGTTACTCAGATGGAAATGAATGCGCAAATCGCATTTTGGATCAACATGTACAATGCTCTTGTTATGCAT GCACATTTAGCATATGGAATTCCTCACAGCTCTGTAAAAAGGTTGGCTTTGTTCCACAAG GCTGCTTACAATATTGGGGGCCAAGTTATCAGCGCAAATGCCATAGAGCAATCCATATTTGGCTTCCAAACACTCCGAGTTGGACGG TGGCTTGAGACCTTCCTTTCAACTGGGTGGAGAAAAAAATTTGGTGAAGACAAACAACTTCACAATTCAAAATTACGGCTTCCAGTCTCCGAACCCCTTGTGTGCTTTGTTCTTTGTAATGGAGCTTTCTCCGATCCTGTG CTAAAAGTATACACAGCGGCAAATGTTAGGAATGAACTTGAAGAGGCAAAGAAAGAGTTCATTAAAGCAACTGTAGTCGTAAAGAAGTCGAAGAAAATTCTTCTGTCAAAGGTACTTGAAAGGTTTGCAAGAGAAGCATCTTTTGGCTCTGATGATCTTCTAAAATGGGTTACTGAGAATGTCGATAAGAAGCTTCATGATTCGATACAAAAATGCATTGACCATAAGTCCAGCAAGAAGGCGTCTCAGATGGTAGAGTGGCTGCCATATAATCCAAGGTTCCGATATGTGTTCTCAAAGGATCTATCTGAGAAGCCATGGTGGTTGTGA